A genomic region of Bacteroidota bacterium contains the following coding sequences:
- a CDS encoding DUF262 domain-containing protein, whose product MEENNVNIIQLVNDPIEAEDGTEKELEDSSLGLMEKPFDPTLIKMETKTPSLDTLIKRIKRGNIQMDTSSYFQRQDDLWDKIKQSRLIESVLIRFPLPAFFFDASDDNNWLIVDGLQRLSSIRNFVVDKSQPLTNLEFLTHLNGKFWDDLSDDLQRIIEEAQVVIYKIMPGTPSDVKFNIFKRINTGGLVLEPQEIRHALFQGKPSIFISELAQDKAFKKATQHKINTRRMLDRDFANRFLAFYILGVEKYGSKEFGQDLDSFMSKAMGTIYDKTEDELVDIANQFSASMTLAYDIFGKEAFRKVYRDYKRMPPINKALFDTMSTQFAILSNDERSILKQKKKEFKKELKHLLATNEFLFTSITSATGDKKRANYRHRTIQQLIQDTLNKEL is encoded by the coding sequence ATGGAAGAAAATAATGTAAATATAATTCAACTCGTAAATGATCCAATTGAGGCTGAAGATGGAACTGAAAAAGAATTGGAGGATAGTTCACTGGGACTGATGGAAAAACCATTTGATCCTACTTTGATTAAAATGGAAACAAAAACTCCTTCTTTAGATACTTTAATAAAAAGAATAAAAAGAGGCAATATTCAAATGGATACGTCGAGTTATTTTCAAAGACAAGACGACCTTTGGGATAAAATAAAACAAAGTAGATTAATCGAATCTGTTTTAATTAGGTTTCCATTACCTGCTTTCTTTTTTGATGCAAGCGATGATAATAATTGGTTAATTGTTGATGGTTTGCAAAGACTAAGTAGTATTAGAAATTTTGTAGTTGACAAATCACAACCTTTGACAAATCTTGAATTCCTTACCCATTTAAATGGGAAATTTTGGGATGATTTATCTGATGATTTGCAAAGAATTATTGAAGAAGCCCAAGTTGTAATATATAAGATTATGCCAGGAACTCCTTCTGACGTAAAATTTAATATTTTTAAAAGAATTAATACTGGTGGATTAGTATTAGAGCCTCAGGAAATACGACATGCTTTATTTCAAGGAAAGCCTTCTATATTTATTTCGGAGCTAGCACAAGATAAAGCCTTCAAAAAGGCAACTCAACACAAAATAAATACTCGCCGAATGCTAGATCGAGATTTCGCTAATAGATTTTTAGCTTTTTACATATTAGGTGTAGAAAAATATGGTTCAAAAGAGTTTGGTCAGGATTTGGATTCATTTATGAGTAAAGCAATGGGAACAATTTATGATAAAACTGAAGATGAACTTGTGGATATTGCAAATCAATTTTCAGCATCGATGACTCTAGCTTATGATATTTTTGGTAAAGAGGCTTTTAGAAAAGTTTATCGTGATTATAAAAGAATGCCTCCAATTAATAAAGCTTTGTTTGACACTATGTCAACACAATTTGCGATATTATCAAATGATGAGCGTAGTATTCTTAAACAAAAAAAGAAAGAGTTCAAAAAGGAGCTAAAACATCTCCTTGCTACCAATGAATTTTTATTTACATCAATTACAAGTGCAACTGGAGATAAGAAAAGAGCAAATTACAGACATCGTACTATTCAACAGTTAATTCAAGATACCTTAAATAAAGAATTATGA
- a CDS encoding glutathione peroxidase translates to MRKKIMLSVAVLIVVFTISSGFKIYKQTGQSNQNKAKKNFHDFTVETIDGKQFALSKLKGKKVLVVNVASQCGLTPQYKILQEIYETMDTSKFEIIGFPANNFLQQEPGTNDEIKTFCTKNYGLTFPLMAKVSVCEYIYKSYPIDSKNATKTTTDEIYKWLTQKSENGVLDTQIQWNFQKFLIDENGNLIGSLSPSISTEILTLKSWFAEN, encoded by the coding sequence ATTTAAAATATATAAACAAACAGGACAGTCAAATCAAAACAAAGCTAAAAAGAATTTTCACGATTTCACAGTAGAAACAATTGATGGAAAACAGTTTGCTTTATCGAAATTGAAAGGTAAAAAAGTACTGGTAGTTAATGTTGCATCGCAATGTGGACTTACTCCACAGTATAAGATATTGCAGGAAATATATGAAACCATGGATACCAGCAAGTTTGAAATAATTGGTTTTCCGGCAAACAACTTTCTGCAACAAGAGCCGGGAACCAACGATGAAATTAAAACGTTTTGCACAAAAAACTACGGACTAACATTTCCATTAATGGCTAAAGTTTCGGTTTGCGAATACATTTACAAATCATATCCGATTGACAGCAAAAATGCTACAAAAACTACCACTGATGAGATTTACAAATGGCTAACTCAAAAATCGGAAAACGGTGTACTTGACACCCAAATTCAATGGAATTTTCAAAAGTTTCTGATTGACGAAAATGGAAATCTAATCGGCAGCCTATCACCCTCGATTTCTACAGAAATTTTGACTCTGAAATCTTGGTTTGCTGAGAATTAA